A window of Micromonas commoda chromosome 13, complete sequence contains these coding sequences:
- a CDS encoding major facilitator superfamily, with the protein MLENAGAGPYQRGLIFAALPFGVLLVSPLVPPLLWRVGTKAVLVSSLVLITACLCLATYAGPPRGDTKLTDQALTRCVTIWVCSRLFMGLAVAGTGVTVLCLMTRHLPRRSHVFANGVLESAIGVGYMVGPAFGGWLFELFRWSELPLIVNATATALLIPFVANMRLDDEEEDDEEEGADGNAADQEGGEDKRGTVGMTMRLFARPRFSAAVLVLLAVSISFGVFPSTLPPHLQRTLKIGEGSVGTVYAGIAGLYAFFTPFVGPLAENGGMTNPLGAMAVFGALLMAVAHLCFGPSPLLPMRFDGPRDWRLWAVDIIGGGVCYGIGSAFGFVPLLPLMQAAVVDMGPRYMEMTAGLSNAVYYSGELIGQLFGAQIVSSAGFPWASTAFGGMLVGSCAIFGLVRLVVKPPATVVATLEAERVEYEELLLSRSETPNLEDSEGEI; encoded by the coding sequence ATGCTGGaaaacgcgggcgccggtcCTTATCAGCGAGGTCTCATCTTCGCGGCGTTACCGTTCGGCGTACTGTTGGTCTCACCTCTAGTTCCGCCCCTTCTCTGGCGCGTCGGGACTAAAGCTGTGTTGGTCTCGTCGCTGGTGCTCATCACCGCGTGCCTTTGCCTCGCCACGTACGCGGGACCTCCAAGGGGCGATACGAAACTTACGGACCAGGCATTGACACGCTGCGTGACGATATGGGTTTGCTCGAGGCTCTTCATGGGCCTCGCTGTGGCTGGCACGGGAGTGACGGTGCTGTGCCTCATGACCAGGCACCTGCCGAGAAGGTCACACGTGTTTGCCAACGGCGTTCTGGAGTCGGCGATTGGAGTGGGATACATGGTCGGACCCGCGTTCGGTGGGTGGCTTTTTGAGCTCTTCAGGTGGTCCGAGCTTCCTTTGATCGtcaacgcgacggcgaccgcgttgCTAATCCCTTTCGTGGCGAACATgcggctcgacgacgaggaggaggacgacgaggaggagggtgccgacgggaACGCAGCCGACCAGGAAGGCGGAGAGGACAAGAGGGGCACGGTGGGCATGACCATGAGATTGTTTGCCAGACCGCGGTTTTCCGCGGCCGTCTTGGTGCTTCTCGCCGTCTCCATCAGCTTCGGGGTCTTCCCGAGTACGCTCCCGCCGCACCTCCAGCGAACGCTGAAGATTGGAGAAGGCTCCGTCGGGACAGTATACGCGGGGATCGCGGGTCTTTATGCGTTCTTCACCCCGTTCGTTGGTCCATTAGCGGAAAACGGAGGGATGACGAATCCACTCGGCGCCATGGCGGTGTTCGGCGCGTTGCTCATGGCAGTCGCACACCTGTGCTTCGGTCCATCGCCGCTGCTGCCGATGCGGTTCGATGGACCCAGGGACTGGCGACTGTGGGCTGTGGAtatcatcggcggcggcgtctgcTATGGTATTGGGAGCGCCTTTGGCTTCGTTCCTCTTCTGCCTCTGATGCAGGCGGCAGTGGTGGACATGGGCCCAAGGTATATGGAAATGACGGCGGGGCTGTCGAACGCGGTGTATTACTCTGGGGAGTTAATCGGACAGCTCTTTGGGGCGCAGATTGTCTCGTCAGCAGGATTTCCGTGGGCGAGCACTGCGTTTGGAGGGATGCTCGTGGGCTCATGCGCGATCTTTGGGCTGGTGCGACTTGTGGTCAAACCTCCAGCCACAGTCGTTGCTACCCTCGAGGCTGAAAGAGTCGAGTATGAAGAGTTGCTGTTGTCCAGGTCGGAGACACCAAACTTAGAAGATAGCGAAGGCGAGATTTAG
- a CDS encoding predicted protein — protein TELLRGFINTVRSFDPDVIAGFEIQGSSLGYLAERAAVLNIGLLREISRDERRPGAAERQDDEYGRLHASGIHVTGRIVINLWRTLRGELKLQSYTLESCAHAVLRRRLPCFPAKTLARWARGGDSAIGPGVGIAHQRWRAIRHATSRSNITARMMEQLDLVARTAEQARIFGIDFFSVLSRGSQYRVESMLLRLAHTQNYVMISPNKEQVARQPAMECLPLVMEPESKMYDDPVAVLDFQSLYPSMVIAYNLCYSTCMGRVPRDVDGGDGGSLGVAELALPRGLLPSLVNGDGSEAPPGVTCAPNGVMFAPHSARPGVLPRLLTEILDTRVMVKQALKRTPADQRARRRALNARQFGLKLIANVTYGYTAAGFSGRMPMAELADAIVQSGRETLERAIQTVHSNPRWGARVVYGDTDSLFVHMPGRTVEEAHIIGQEIAAAVTAENPPPVVLKLEKVYSPCMLVTKKRYVGHMFETPSQTVPTFDAKGIETVRRDSCPAVVKIMRTSLRLLFASKDLSLVKRYVQSQLSKILAGRVPIREFIFAKEVRLGTYSSANGGQLPPAALVASKALAKDPRGEPKHGERVRYVVTHGQPGARLIDMVFSPGELIESRGSLRLHAEYYCKKQIVPALQRCLGLVGADVPAWLAEVPPPPRATANKRPTLMIGGPAARQGATIDGYYLSRHCAVCGQLTKPPRVVCEDCGDSPMAAATLAWRGAQLEHRLAAMAAICAGCGGGGGGGEIECFSLDCPVYFERMKVDAELDSARH, from the exons ACCGAGTTGCTCCGAGGGTTTATCAACACGGTTCGTTCCTTCGAccccgacgtcatcgccggtTTCGAGATCCAGGGTTCATCGCTCGGGTACCTCGCGGAGCGAGCGGCGGTGCTCAACATCGGGTTGTTGCGGGAGATTTCCAGGGATGAACGACGACCGGGCGCAGCGGAGCGACAGGACGATGAATACGGTCGCTTACACGCGAGCGGAATCCACGTCACGGGTCGCATCGTGATCAACCTGTGGCGCACTCTTCGCGGTGAACTGAAGTTGCAGTCGTACACGCTCGAATCATGCGCACACGCCGTGCTGCGACGACGTCTACCGTGTTTTCCTGCAAAGACTCTCGCGCGGTgggctcgaggcggcgactcGGCCATCGGTCCAGGCGTAGGCATCGCGCATCAGCGCTGGCGTGCCATACGCCACGCGACTTCTCGATCGAACATCACCGCGAGGATGATGGAGCAGCTCGACCTGGTCGCGCGCACCGCAGAGCAGGCTCGAATCTTCGGCATCGACTTCTTCTCGGTGCTGTCCAGGGGCAGTCAGTACAGGGTCGAGTCCATGTTGCTGCGACTCGCGCACACCCAAAATTACGTCATGATCAGCCCTAACAAGGAACAGGTTGCGAGGCAGCCCGCGATGGAATGCCTGCCGCTGGTGATGGAACCCGAGTCGAAGATGTACGACGATCCAGTGGCTGTTCTGGATTTTCAGTCGCTCTATCCATCGATGGTTATCGCTTACAACTTGTGCTACTCTACGTGCATGGGAAGAGTGCCGAGAgacgttgacggcggcgatggaggctcc CTCGGCGTTGCAGAGCTCGCGCTGCCTCGCGGCCTACTCCCATCGCTCGTCAACGGCGACGGATCGGAGGCTCCGCCCGGAGTGACGTGTGCACCCAACGGCGTGATGTTTGCACCTCACTCGGCTCGACCCGGTGTCCTGCCGCGGCTCCTCACGGAAATTCTGGACACGCGTGTGATGGTCAAGCAGGCGCTGAAGCGAACACCAGCGgaccagcgcgcgcgccgccgggcacTGAACGCGCGTCAGTTTGGTCTCAAGCTCATCGCCAACGTCACCTACGGGTACACCGCGGCAGGATTCTCTGGCCGGATGCCCATGGCTGAGCTCGCTGATGCCATCGTACAGAGTGGGAGGGAGACTCTGGAGCGCGCCATCCAGACGGTGCACTCCAACCCGCGttggggcgcgagggtggtgTACGGCGACACTGACTCTTTGTTTGTGCACATGCCGGGTCGGACAGTGGAAGAGGCGCACATCATCGGTCAAGAAAttgccgcggcggtcaccgccgagAACCCTCCTCCCGTGGTGCTGAAGCTCGAGAAGGTGTACTCGCCGTGCATGCTGGTCACGAAGAAACGCTACGTCGGTCACATGTTTGAGACGCCTTCGCAGACTGTGCCAACGTTTGATGCGAAGGGAATCGAGACTGTGCGCAGAGACTCGTGCCCGGCGGTGGTGAAGATCATGCGAACTTCGCTGAGGCTTCTGTTTGCCTCCAAGGACCTGAGCCTGGTCAAGCGGTACGTGCAGTCTCAGCTCAGCAAGATTCTCGCGGGTCGAGTGCCGATTCGAGAGTTTATCTTTGCAAAGGAGGTTCGGCTCGGGACCTACTCCTCGGCGAATGGCGGTCAActtccgcccgccgcgctcgtggcgagTAAGGCTCTCGCGAAGGATCCGAGGGGCGAGCCAAaacacggcgagcgcgtcagGTACGTCGTGACGCACGGACAaccgggcgcgaggctcaTCGACATGGTGTTCTCGCCGGGCGAGCTCATCGAAAGCCGCGGTAGCCTCAGGTTGCATGCGGAGTACTACTGCAAGAAGCAGATAGTTCCCGCGCTCCAGAGGTGCCTCGGACTGGTTGGTGCGGACGTCCCCGCGTGGCTCGCTGAagtgcccccgccgcctcgagcgactGCGAACAAACGGCCCACGTTGATGATTGGCGGACCAGCCGCCAGGCAGGGCGCGACCATAGATGGATACTACCTGTCGAGGCATTGCGCGGTTTGCGGGCAACTGACAAAGCCACCGAGAGTCGTGTGCGAGGATTGCGGCGACTCgccgatggccgcggcgacacTGGCGTGGCGTGGAGCTCAGCTTGAACATCGTTTGgccgccatggcggcgaTTTGTGCGGGatgtggcggcggcggaggtggtggCGAGATCGAGTGTTTCTCGCTCGATTGCCCGGTTTACTTTGAGAGGATGAAGGTTGACGCGGAGCTGGACTCGGCTC GACATTGA
- a CDS encoding predicted protein (Encodes a SHAQYF-like Myb-family transcription factor with a C-terminal MPN domain (IPR000555) involved in protein-protein interaction.), which yields MADPDAASAALIAKLLQEENPYGEDVYGYQDDSDDEDYGRAKRKKKKKAPKPPKEPKPPKEPKPPKEPKAPKEPKRPREPTGDEEFTETGRRKRKDAGTARAKARPWDDQEEVKFREALVLYGRDWKKCAEHVGTRDARSFTSHAQKHFIKLCLQGKPLPAKVRETGDGYTLSGKPLDPNSSAAKQYGFKVDTSFTLPDGTRPAGLMTAEDAEEAEKARQAKVAETVGKLPVDSDGRFKVGTVLRKKFDEEVERDENADANPNVGTEDDDSAEKWIEGKVVDVDKDDADNPLPYSVEFDDGTFEDLAHEELEVWVQARIKHQKTEERRAWEEEMERKRSEREAEREAKLADKEQKAAEKAAEKEAKQLAKVREARDRAAAEAAAAEPTEYARSRPRRETAAVGATTFRDAGGGTLELHPMRKFSPSPPGSGVPGAQPFKLTVSPAAMLVMDLHAHLCTNEVIGYLGGSWDPDTKSLTIERAFPGRGVASGMDVEMDPIAEVELKSQVEAQNMKVVGWYHSHPVFEPTPSGVDINNQLNYQRLFRDEPVGVEPFVGFIVGPYDMRLPNQVSSVTAFCAQRLMKAGATEDVPFEVSYGLSDDKDVEPLTVGSMAAVVVQNKSTEGRVNPTELWRPFTTFENFKPGGGPCTKLAKLRASLCARLPAGMSELREEEIMDGVAKTIQTSWGVDLGY from the coding sequence ATGGCGGATCCCGAcgcggcctccgcggcgctcatcgcgaagCTCCTGCAGGAGGAGAACCCCTACGGCGAGGACGTTTACGGCTACCaggacgactccgacgacgaggattaCGGCCGAGCGAAGCGCAAGAAGAAAAAGAAGGCGCCCAAGCCCCCGAAGGAGCCCAAGCCTCCGAAGGAGCCCAAGCCTCCGAAGGAGCCCAAGGCGCCGAAGGAACCCAAGCGTCCGCGCGAGCCcacgggcgacgaggaaTTCACCGAAACCGGCAGGCGCAAGCGCAAGGATGCCggcacggcgcgcgccaagGCCCGGCCTTGGGACGATCAGGAGGAGGTGAAAttccgcgaggcgctcgtgctGTACGGCAGGGACTGGAAGAAGTGCGCCGAGCACGTCGGCACGAGGGACGCGCGATCGTTCACTTCTCACGCTCAGAAGCACTTCATCAAGCTTTGCCTCCAGGGCAAGCCCTTGCCCGCGAAGGTGAGGGAAACCGGCGACGGGTACACCCTCTCCGGCAAGCCTCTGGATCCCaactcctccgcggcgaagcagTACGGCTTCAAGGTGGATACGTCGTTCACCTTGCCGGACGGGACCCGACCCGCCGGGCTCAtgaccgcggaggacgccgaggaggccgagaaGGCGAGGCAGGCGAAGGTGGCCGAGACGGTGGGAAAGCTGCCCGTCGACTCCGACGGACGCTTCAAGGTGGGAACCGTCCTCAGGAAGAAGTTTGACGAGGAGGTTGAACGCGACGAAAACGCAGACGCCAACCCCAACGTCGGCACagaggacgacgacagcgcCGAGAAGTGGATCGAGGGCAAGGTGGTTGACGTGGacaaggacgacgccgacaaCCCTCTGCCGTACTCCGTCGAGTTCGACGATGGAACCTTCGAGGATCTCGCGCACGAGGAACTCGAGGTTTGGGTCCAGGCCCGAATCAAGCATCAGAAGACGGAGGAGCGCCGAGCATGGGAGGAGGAAATGGAGCGCAAACGATCTGAGAGGGAAGCTGAGAGGGAAGCCAAACTCGCGGATAAGGAGCagaaggctgcggagaaggctgcggagaaggaggccaagCAGCTCGCCAAGGTGAGGGAAGCCAGAGACCGGGCCGcggccgaagccgccgccgccgagcccacGGAGTACGCTCGGAGCAGGCCGAGACGTGAGACCGCGGCGGTTGGAGCGACCACGTTCAGGGatgcgggcggcggcaccctTGAGCTCCATCCCATGCGTAAGTTCTCCCCTTCCCCTCCCGGGTCAGGTGTGCCCGGGGCGCAGCCTTTCAAGCTTACCGTCTCCCCGGCGGCCATGTTGGTCATGGACCTCCACGCGCACCTGTGCACCAACGAGGTCATCGGATACCTCGGCGGTTCATGGGACCCCGACACCAAGTCTCTGACCATCGAACGCGCCTTCCCCGGTCGCGGCGTGGCGAGTGGCATGGACGTGGAGATGGACCCGATCGCGGAGGTTGAGCTCAAATCTCAGGTTGAGGCGCAGAACATGAAGGTTGTGGGTTGGTACCACTCGCACCCCGTGTTCGAACCAACGCCGTCGGGTGTGGACATCAACAACCAGCTCAACTATCAGCGCCTTTTCCGCGACGAACCCGTCGGGGTGGAGCCGTTCGTCGGGTTCATCGTCGGACCCTACGACATGCGGCTGCCCAATCAGGTGAGCTCGGTGACCGCCTTTTGCGCGCAGCGTCTGATGAAGGctggcgcgacggaggatgTCCCGTTCGAGGTTTCTTACGGCCTGTCCGACGATAAGGACGTCGAGCCTCTGACGGTGGGCAGtatggcggcggtggtggttCAGAACAAGAGCACCGAGGGCAGGGTGAACCCCACGGAGCTGTGGCGGCCTTTTACAACCTTCGAGAACTTCAAACCTGGCGGCGGGCCGTGTACAAAGCTCGCAAAGCTGAGGGCCAGTCTTTGCGCCAGGTTGCCCGCGGGCATGTCGGAACTGAGGGAAGAGGAGATCATGGATGGGGTGGCGAAGACGATCCAGACGTCGTGGGGAGTCGACCTCGGGTATTGA
- a CDS encoding predicted protein produces MAQLAQTTQAALSGQSKTVTVTVMGEHEHVISGYSLLKGIGDGEPIASDRFTVGGHEWVLLFYPDGKRSISETQQAPPPNDDPYAALFVALIGEGPRPQGVVHSSSGRVVRAFHRFTLVDQTGTGNRDITKGRQRDQGAVKISCARQDPNARNCHGYRKFVRRSVLENPQNGYLVDDTIVIRYEIELVVTNGGALHRINKANPLMSIDVSSFPTLGDEVRKLLTDDADKTDCVFEVEGEKFPAHSLIMSARSSAFRAMLRTGAEMREGSEGVVRLSDIRAPVFKLLMHFIYSDELPDGSGRGPVTDNGYRASGPGRANAAGALASHASGGRRVTGTEGEPGTPSGTGNSTPPDLDGIDLDVAMTQHLLVAADRYDLTRLRAICESRLCDMVDVETAATTLALAEQNHAHALKRACLEYVALHLAEVMQTDGYKHMEQSCPQLASELLRTVAMRDTTQQQQANAMANANAASIHGAPLALGGAGDVGFGGAQPSPTPAAVTGGTGGGHAGGMGAVGTIPTAGAPAVHHGDPVGLAGSALPPQSLAAMNDATADPDDVATGGGGAGNVVDGVALDAVDADDEIVAITAGAGAGARGAQGTVQPDGSTAAGRRVRRRTSHHHN; encoded by the exons atggcgcagctcgcgcagaCGACGCAGGCTGCGCTCTCGGGCCAGTCCAAGACGgtcaccgtcaccgtcaTGG GCGAGCACGAGCACGTCATCAGCGGCTACTCCCTCCTGAAGGGtatcggcgacggcgagcccaTCGCGAGCGACAGGTTCACGGTCGGCGGTCACGAGTGGGTCCTCCTCTTCTACCCCGACGGCAAGCGGAGCATTAGCGAGACCCAGCAGGCTCCGCCCCCGAACGACGACCCGTACGCGGCGCTCTTCGTCGCACTCATCGGCGAGGGCCCCAGGCCCCAGGGTGTGGTCCACTCGAGcagcgggcgcgtcgtccgagcgTTCCACAGGTTCACGCTGGTCGACCAGACCGGCACGGGCAACAGGGACATCACGAAGGGAAGGCAGCGAGATCAGGGCGCGGTGAAGATCAGCTGCGCGAGACAGGACCCGAATGCGAGAAATTGCCACGGATACCGCAAGTTCGTGCGCCGGAGCGTGCTCGAGAACCCTCAGAACGGGTACCTGGTGGACGACACGATCGTCATCAGGTACGAGATCGAGCTGGTGGTGaccaacggcggcgcgcttcaCCGCATAAACAAGGCGAATCCGCTCATGTCGATTGACGTCTCCTCGTTCCCCACGCTGGGCGACGAGGTGAGGAAATtgctcaccgacgacgcggacaagACGGACTGCGTGTTCGAGGTGGAGGGCGAGAAGTTCCCGGCGCACTCCCTCATCATGTCCGCGCGATCCTCGGCGTTCAGGGCCATGCTCAGGACCGGGGCGGAGATGCGCGAGGGGTCGGAGGGGGTGGTTCGACTCTCGGACATTCGCGCGCCCGTGTTTAAGCTCCTGATGCACTTCATCTACTCCGACGAGCTCCCCGACGGCAGCGGGAGGGGACCCGTCACGGACAACGGGTACCGCGCGAGCGGCCCGgggcgcgcgaacgccgccggcgccttggcctcgcacgcgtcgggcgGTAGGAGAGTTACCGGGACGGAGGGCGAACCGGGCACCCCCTCTGGGACTGGGAATTCGACCCCGCCCGACCTGGACGGCATCGACCTGGACGTCGCCATGACCCAGCacctgctcgtcgccgccgacagGTACGACCTCACGAGGCTGCGCGCCATATGCGAGTCGAGGCTGTGCGACATGGTGGAcgtggagacggcggcgacgacgctcgcgctcgccgagcagaaccacgcgcacgcgctgaaACGAGCCTGCCTCGAGTACGTAGCGCTGCACCTGGCGGAGGTGATGCAGACGGACGGGTACAAGCACATGGAGCAGTCGTGCCCGCAGCTGGCGAGCGAGCTCCTTCGAACGGTGGCGATGCGGGACACgacgcagcagcagcaggctAACGCTATGGCTAACGCTAATGCGGCGAGCATCCATGGagcgcccctcgcgctcggcggcgccggagacgtcgggttcggcggcgcaCAGCCGTCGCCCACCCCGGCTGCGGTGACGGGagggacgggcggcgggcacgcGGGTGGGATGGGCGCGGTTGGGACGATCCCGACGGCTGGAGCCCCGGCGGTGCACCACGGCGACCCGGTAGGACTCGCGGGGTCTGCGTTGCCGCCGCAGTCTCTCGCCGCCATGAATGACGCGACGGCTGACCCGGATGATGTCGCGaccggcggtggaggcgcggggAACGTCGTGGATGGCGTCGCCTTGGAtgccgtggacgcggacgatgagATCGTCGCCATCACCGCGGGTGCCGGAGCCGGGGCGAGAGGGGCGCAGGGGACCGTGCAGCCGGATggatccaccgcggcgggcaggCGCGTGCGCAGGCGAACGTCGCACCACCACAACTGA